The DNA segment CGAAAATTGGCGTGACGCGGCAGACCACGCTCGTGCGCCTGCTGCTTAGTAGTGTCATCTGGCTGGGCTGAAGGAGTTTCTCCGTGACCCACTTCCGGCGCCACGCCGACGCTCGTAGGTGAAAGGAGCGCGCGGTTGACTCAGAACATCTATGACAACCAGAAGTTCTTCGAAAAGTACCAGCGTTTACCGCGTTCGCTTAAGGGATTGCCAGGCGCTCCGGAATGGCCTGCCTTGCGCGCCTTACTGCCCACCATGGGCGGGCTTCGGGTCCTGGACCTCGGATGCGGGATTGGGTGGTTCAGCCGCTGGGCCCGACAAAACGGAGCCTCTCGGGTGTTGGGCATCGATGTTTCGCGGAAAATGTTGACTCGAGCTCGCGCCGAAACCCATGATTCGGGGATTCGTTACCTCAGGGCCGACCTGGAACGATTGCGATTGCAGTCGAATTCATTCGAGTTGGTCTTTAGTTCCCTGGCGCTTCACTACGTGAAGAATCTAGCGGGACTGATGTCGAAGGTTCGGCGATCGCTCGTCCCCGGCGGAAGCCTGGTCTTTTCGGTCGAGCACCCGATCTATACCGCCCCTTCCAGTCCCAGGTGGCGCACCGCTTCCGGGCGCAAGTTTTGGCCCGTCGATAGATATCTGCAAGAAGGTCCCCGCTCCACGGACTGGCTCGCCAAGGGCGTCATCAAGCAACACCGCACCCTGGCGACCTACATCAACATCTTACTTCGGCTGGGGCTCTCGATTTCCGAAATTAACGAATGGGGTCCCACGCCAAGACAAATAGCGTCGCAACCGGATTGGGTAGATGAACGCGAGCGGCCCGCGTTCCTGTTGGTGGCCGCGCGAGGCTAGAATCGGTTGGTTTCACTAGTCTTTTCGGACGATGAGCTAGCGCGGTGCGCGATGCGATCATCGCCGCGATTCAACGATGGACTGAGCAGGGGCAAAGCGTGGCAGAAACATCCGTGCGCCAGATGAAGGCCGATGCAGGGGGTCGCCAGAGTGAAATGGCGAACACTCTCTTGTCGCGGGCGCGCGAGATGATTCCGGTTTTGGCGGAGCGCGCGTCTGCGGCGGAGGCACAGCGCTCGATTCCTGCCGAGACGATCGCGGAGTTCAAGCGTGCCGGGTTCTTCCGGGTAATTCAACCGAAACGCTACGGGGGGTACGAACTCGACCCGCAGATTTTCTTTGACCTGCAAATAACCCTCGCTCAAGGATGCATGTCGAGCGGCTGGGTCTACGGGGTCGTGGCGGTGCACAACTGGCAGTTGGGGCTGTTCGATGTGCGCGCGCAGGAAGAGGTGTGGGGCAAGGACAACAGCGTTCTAATCGCATCGAGTTACATGCCGCGTGGCCAGGTCGAGCGCGTCGACGGCGGGTTCAAGTTTCGCGGGCGCTGGAGCTTTTCCAGCGGCGTCGATCACGCCGACTGGCTCTTTCTGGGTGGAGTCGTTCCGGCCGGCAACGGAGCAGGCGCGCCGGACTACCGGACCTTTCTTGTTCCACGTGCCGATATCAGCATCAACGACAACTGGCACACCTGGGGGCTCCGCGGAACGGGCAGCAAAGAGGTCGTAATCGAAGATGCATTCGTACCCGAGTATCGCACCCATCGCGCGATCGATGGCTTTACCGGGGCCAGTCCCGGCCTGAGCGTCAACTCGGCGCCCCTCTACAAGCTCCCCTTCGGACAAATCTTCGTGCGCGCGGTTTCCAGCGCTTCGATCGGCGCGCTCCAGGGTGCGCTCGAGGTATTTCGCAAATATGCGTCCACGCGCCTGAGCACCAACGACATGTCGCGGACCGCCGAAGATCCCTCCGCCGGGATTGCGGTGGCCGAGGCTGCCGTCGCGATCGACGACATGAAGCTTGAGTTGCACCGCAACTTCGCGGCGATGATGGACACGCTTGAGCGCGGAGAGTCTCTCGACATCAACGATAGAATTCACTACCGCTATCAGTCGGCCGCGGTTGCGCAGCGCTGTGCGGAACACGTCGATCGTCTCTTCCACGCCTGCGGCGGGCAGGGCGTCTACACCGACCATCCGATCGGGCGGTTTCTCGCCGACATCCATGCGGCACGCCTGCACTATGCCAACAACGCGGACAAGTTTGCGCGTAACTACGGTGGCGTGTTGCTGGGCCAGGTTAACTCCGACTTTTTCATATGAGCGACGGCGCGCGGGTCAACGTTCCCCCCTCAGACGGGAAATGGGACTACGAGTTCGATGTGGTGGTGGTCGGATCGGGATCGGGCGGCATGACGGCGGCGCTGTGCGCGCACGATCTCGGCCAGTCCGTGCTGGTCATCGAAAAGAGCGATCAGTACGGAGGCACCACCGCGATCTCAGGTGGTGGCGTGTGGGTGCCCTGTAATCATTTGATGGCGGGCGCGGGCGGGAGCGACAGCTACGATGACGCGCTGACGTATCTCAAGACTGCGACTCGCGGAATGGTCGCGGAGACACGCCTGCGTGCTTATCTGGAACACTCGCCGAAGATGCTCAAATACCTGGAGGAGAAGTCGCGGCTCCGCTACCGCTCAATGCCGCAGTACTCCGACTACTATCCGAATCTACCCGGAGCCAAGTCTGGGTATCGAACCCTGGATCCGATTCCATTCAATGCGGCCGAACTGGGCGACGATTTTGCGGATATGCGTCCGCCCCAGCCGGGCACCCTGATCGGAGGACGGGTCGCGATGACCGCGGGCGAGGCACACGCCATGCTCACCAAAGAGCGTGGATGGATCGCACTGCTGCTCAGGCGCATGGCGAAATACTGGCTCGACCTGCCCTGGCGGTTCCGTTCCAAGCGGGATCGCCGACTGACCCTGGGCAGCGCGCTGATCGGCGCGCTGCGGCGCTCGATGCTCGATCGGAAAATTCCCTTGTGGCTAGAGACTCCGCTGGAGTCATTGGTCAGCGACTCACGCGGGGTGGCGGGCGTGATTGCGACCCGGGGCAGCAGGGCGGTGCGCCTTCGCGCGCAGCGTGGCGTGGTGCTGGCGGCGGGTGGATTCGAGCACAACCAATCGATGCGCGACCAGTATCTGCCCAAGCCCACCAGCGCCGAGTGGACCGTGACGCCCGCGTCGAATACCGGGGACGCGATTCGCGCGGGACAGAGCCTCGGTGCTCAGATCGCACTGATGGACCACGCGTGGTGGGCCCCGACCCTGTTCGTCATGGGGCGCGAGAAGCGCCGCGCGGTATTCGTGGAGCGGGCATTGCCCGGCTGCGTGCTGGTGAACCGCAAGGGAAGCAGATTTGTCGACGAGGCCGCGCCCTATAGTGACATCGTCTATGCCATGTACGCGGACCACGAGAAGACCGGCGCAAATCTGCCCGCGTGGCTCATTTTTGATGCCGAGTTTCGCCGCAAATATCCGATTGGCCCGCTACTTCCGGGCATGGCGCGTCCCGACAAAGCCCTTCCCGCCAGCTGGCTTGGCCAGGTCTATTTCAGAGCCGATTCGCTCGAGGCGCTTGCTCAGCAGATAGAGATCGACGCGGCGGGTCTTGGTGCGACGGTCGAGCGGATGAATGAGTTTGCGACCACCGGTGACGATAGAGACTTCGGCAAGGGCAGCAACCCTTTCGACCGCTACTACGGCGACGTCAATGTGAAGCCCAACCCGTGTCTCGCGCCGCTGGCGAAGGCGCCATTTTATGCGATCCGCATCGACGCGGGCGACATTGGCACCAAGGGCGGCCTGCTGACCGATGAATTCGCGCGGGTCTTGCGCGACGATGATCAGCCGATCCCGGGCCTGTACGCGATCGGTAACACCTCGGCCGCGGTGATGGGGCCAAGCTACCCCGGCGCGGGTTCCACGCTGGGTCCCGCGATGACGTTCGGGTACATCGCGGCGCATCACTTGGCAGGAGTTTGAATCATGTTAAACGGACGGGTCGCGGTCGTTACCGGAGCGAGCCTTGGGGTTGGCAAGGGGATCGCGATCGCGCTGGGCGCGGTGGGCGCGACTGTTTACGTGACCGGACGCAGCGCCAGGCAGGGCGACAATCCCTATGGCGGCACGGTGTTTTCCACCGCCGAGGAAGTTAGCAAGCGGGGCGGACGCGGGATCGCCGTGGTCTGCGATCACAGCGACGACGACCAGACCCGCGCACTGTTTAAGCGCGTCGAGAAAGAATCTGCGCGCCTCGACATCCTGGTGAACAATGCCATCGCCATCCCCGACGGTCTTACCGAAACGGGTCCGTTCTGGGAGAAGCCGCTGGGATTCGTGAAACTGCTGAATGTGGGTCTCCGATCGAACTACGTGGCCTCGTACCTGGCTGCGCCACTGCTCGTCCGCAACGGTGGGTTGATTTTCAATTCATCCTCGCCCGGCGCAAGGAGCTATGTTCATGGCCCCGCTTACGGGGCGGCCAAGGCGGGTGGCGACAAGATGTCGCATGATATGGCGCACGATTTCAAACCGTTCGACGTGGCGGTGATTTCGGTGTGGCTCGGGCTGGTGAAAACCGAGAAGGTTATGATGATCGACGCCAACAAGTCGAAGTACGGACCGATGCTCGAAATCGCGGAGTCGCCGGAGTTCGGCGGTCTCATCATCGACGCGGTATTCAATGATCGCGAGCGAATGACGCTGAGTGGAAAGACCTTCTTCGCAGCGGAACTTGCTCAACGCTACGGCGTAAAAGACATCGACGGCAAGCAACCGCCGTCAGGCCGCGCGTACCTTGGCGCGCCATCGGAATTCACCGACATATTCATCGAATGACCGCCGCCGCTTCGAGAATCGATGCACCCGCTGCCTTTGCAGGTTCTGCGGCGACTCGCGTCGAGGCGCCGCTGCGCATCGCGGGCGAGGGCGCCATCGCGTGGGATGACAGCTGTGACGTGTTGGTGGCAGGGTTTGGCGCGGCCGGCGCCAGCGCGGCTATCGAAGCCGCGCGTGCCGGTGCGCGAGTGATAGCGGCGGACCGCTTTGGCGGCGGCGGGGCCAGCGCCAAGAGCGGCGGCGTGGTGTATGCGGGCGGCGGTACCCGCTTTCAGAAGGCGGCCGGCTACGAAGATTCGCCCGAGGCAATGTACGAATATCTGAGCAAGGAAGTTGGCGATGCGGTTTCCTCGGCGACGCTGCGCGCCTTCTGCGACCAGAGCGTCGGGCTGCTGGAATGGCTCGAGCACAACGGAGTCGAGTTCGATTCGTCTCTGCCACCGCGCAAGACCTCCTATCCACCAGACGGGTGCTATCTCTATTTCTCGGGTAACGAGACCGTCAAGGAATATGCGGGCGTGCACCAGCCCGCGCCACGCGGT comes from the Candidatus Binataceae bacterium genome and includes:
- a CDS encoding class I SAM-dependent methyltransferase, with the translated sequence MTQNIYDNQKFFEKYQRLPRSLKGLPGAPEWPALRALLPTMGGLRVLDLGCGIGWFSRWARQNGASRVLGIDVSRKMLTRARAETHDSGIRYLRADLERLRLQSNSFELVFSSLALHYVKNLAGLMSKVRRSLVPGGSLVFSVEHPIYTAPSSPRWRTASGRKFWPVDRYLQEGPRSTDWLAKGVIKQHRTLATYINILLRLGLSISEINEWGPTPRQIASQPDWVDERERPAFLLVAARG
- a CDS encoding acyl-CoA dehydrogenase family protein, coding for MRDAIIAAIQRWTEQGQSVAETSVRQMKADAGGRQSEMANTLLSRAREMIPVLAERASAAEAQRSIPAETIAEFKRAGFFRVIQPKRYGGYELDPQIFFDLQITLAQGCMSSGWVYGVVAVHNWQLGLFDVRAQEEVWGKDNSVLIASSYMPRGQVERVDGGFKFRGRWSFSSGVDHADWLFLGGVVPAGNGAGAPDYRTFLVPRADISINDNWHTWGLRGTGSKEVVIEDAFVPEYRTHRAIDGFTGASPGLSVNSAPLYKLPFGQIFVRAVSSASIGALQGALEVFRKYASTRLSTNDMSRTAEDPSAGIAVAEAAVAIDDMKLELHRNFAAMMDTLERGESLDINDRIHYRYQSAAVAQRCAEHVDRLFHACGGQGVYTDHPIGRFLADIHAARLHYANNADKFARNYGGVLLGQVNSDFFI
- a CDS encoding FAD-dependent oxidoreductase encodes the protein MSDGARVNVPPSDGKWDYEFDVVVVGSGSGGMTAALCAHDLGQSVLVIEKSDQYGGTTAISGGGVWVPCNHLMAGAGGSDSYDDALTYLKTATRGMVAETRLRAYLEHSPKMLKYLEEKSRLRYRSMPQYSDYYPNLPGAKSGYRTLDPIPFNAAELGDDFADMRPPQPGTLIGGRVAMTAGEAHAMLTKERGWIALLLRRMAKYWLDLPWRFRSKRDRRLTLGSALIGALRRSMLDRKIPLWLETPLESLVSDSRGVAGVIATRGSRAVRLRAQRGVVLAAGGFEHNQSMRDQYLPKPTSAEWTVTPASNTGDAIRAGQSLGAQIALMDHAWWAPTLFVMGREKRRAVFVERALPGCVLVNRKGSRFVDEAAPYSDIVYAMYADHEKTGANLPAWLIFDAEFRRKYPIGPLLPGMARPDKALPASWLGQVYFRADSLEALAQQIEIDAAGLGATVERMNEFATTGDDRDFGKGSNPFDRYYGDVNVKPNPCLAPLAKAPFYAIRIDAGDIGTKGGLLTDEFARVLRDDDQPIPGLYAIGNTSAAVMGPSYPGAGSTLGPAMTFGYIAAHHLAGV
- a CDS encoding SDR family NAD(P)-dependent oxidoreductase; amino-acid sequence: MLNGRVAVVTGASLGVGKGIAIALGAVGATVYVTGRSARQGDNPYGGTVFSTAEEVSKRGGRGIAVVCDHSDDDQTRALFKRVEKESARLDILVNNAIAIPDGLTETGPFWEKPLGFVKLLNVGLRSNYVASYLAAPLLVRNGGLIFNSSSPGARSYVHGPAYGAAKAGGDKMSHDMAHDFKPFDVAVISVWLGLVKTEKVMMIDANKSKYGPMLEIAESPEFGGLIIDAVFNDRERMTLSGKTFFAAELAQRYGVKDIDGKQPPSGRAYLGAPSEFTDIFIE